One Anastrepha obliqua isolate idAnaObli1 chromosome 6, idAnaObli1_1.0, whole genome shotgun sequence DNA window includes the following coding sequences:
- the LOC129250375 gene encoding uncharacterized protein LOC129250375, whose product MNKPPDNKVNLPPNLPALKWDKTKQSNFTSNEPVYLLMSRPNNSDNLKNVSPFLIQKAINSTCGEVEYCKKIISGQILIKTKNGSQANKLTTLTALSNTIIVEITPHKTLNYSKGVIYCNELRSIPESEILDELKPQNVCEVKKILKKVNNDLIETELIILTFATTTLPTKIHIGYIKTTVRPYIPPPMRCKNCFKFNHVAKFCKSPKCCHNCASNYHINDENQEKCNNPTKCGNCDANGLTCTNHTTLDKKCPIFIREKEIQTIKIISQVDNKTARAIYKERHPHNNYTFAEVTSQHTSKQTTLNSQSEHQNSPHFNHPLAVQPTKPPTKPTTPTTNSLTENSMERKIMQYSDVMSESETDDSLESTSTSKQKIKILPKNTSKDYNHR is encoded by the coding sequence ATGAATAAGCCACCGGACAATAAAGTAAATTTACCTCCCAATTTACCTGCACTCAAATGGGACAAAACAAAGCAATCAAACTTTACATCGAACGAACCGGTATACCTACTCATGTCCAGACCCAATAACTCAGACAATTTAAAGAATGTTTCACCTTttttgattcaaaaagcaatcaACTCAACTTGCGGCGAAgttgaatattgcaaaaaaattattagcggccaaattttgatcaaaaccaAAAACGGCTCACAAGCGAACAAATTAACGACACTAACAGCGCTTTCAAACACAATCATAGTTGAGATTACACCACACAAGACACTTAATTATTCGAAAGGCGTAATATATTGTAACGAACTAAGATCAATACCCGAAAGTGAAATCCTCGATGAACTAAAACCCCAAAATGTATGCGAGgtgaaaaaaatactcaaaaaagtGAACAATGACCTGATTGAAAcagaattaattatattaacatttgccaCAACAACATTGCCAACGAAAATACACATCGgttatattaaaacaacagtTCGCCCATACATCCCCCCACCAATGCgatgcaaaaattgttttaaatttaatcacGTAGCAAAATTCTGCAAAAGTCCAAAGTGCTGCCATAACTGTGCAAGCAATTACCATATTAACGACGAAAACCAAGAGAAATGTAATAACCCTACGAAATGCGGCAATTGCGATGCGAACGGACTAACATGTACTAATCACACCACTCTCGACAAAAAATGTCCCATATTTATACGCGAGAAAGAAATCCAAACAATTAAGATCATCTCACAAGTCGACAACAAAACTGCACGAGCTATTTACAAAGAACGACATCCACACAACAACTATACATTTGCAGAAGTCACCAGTCAACATacttctaaacaaacaacactCAACTCACAATCAGAACATCAAAACTCACCACACTTTAATCACCCACTCGCAGTACAGCCAACAAAACCACCAACAAAGCCAACCACACCAACTACCAATTCTCTCACTGAAAAtagcatggaaagaaaaatcaTGCAATATTCAGATGTAATGAGCGAATCAGAGACAGATGACAGCTTAGAATCCACATCTACATCAAAGCAGAAGATAAaaatcctaccaaaaaatacatCGAAAGACTACAATCACagataa